The sequence CCATTTCGGAGTCCGATCGGCCTGACCTGCGATGAAAGTACTTGAAAACCGGATAATTGAATTATAAGTTGGAATAACAGGGGGCAATATCGGTTCCATGGATCGGCTCGGAGATGTAAGCTCCGGGCTGAAAAAGAGACCTGAAACATGAACGGAGGATGGAAATGCTGGATATCGAAAAGGTAAAGGAAGTACTTGAGGAAGTAAGGCCTAATCTCCAGGCTGACGGTGGCGACATCGAATTGGTCGGTCTTGAGGGAGGCGTTGTAAAGGTAAGATTGAAGGGTAGTTGCGCGGGATGCCCGATGTCCCAGATGACTCTTACATTCGGCGTCGAAAAGGTCCTCAAGGAGAGGATCCCCGAGGTCGAGAGAGTGGAAGCGGTGCCGTTCTGGTATCTGCCCTTTTATGATTCGAACCACCTGGAGGGGGGGAGTGATGCTTCCCTCCTCTTTTTTGTCATATTTCTTGCAGAAAATGCTTCCTGAACCTGGACTTTGAGTCTTTCAGCGTTGAAGGAGTGCATGTTGCGATATTTACGCGAACTGATATACGGTATTGCAACGTGGCGAAGGAGCGGTAAAAGAACGTTCTGGCGCCGACTGGGGATTGCCGGCTTTACTCTTCTGGAGCTTTTCATCGTAGTGGAGATCATCGGCTTTCTTACGACCATAGTCGTCTCGAATTATTTCCGGTCCAAGAAGGCAGCAGAAGTAGCAGTCACCCTGGCAAATATAAAGAATATACAGATAGCCCTGACGTCATATATGGCAGTGGAGGGGGACTATCCCGCGACGCTTAACACGGTATGGTTGCAGTTCTACGGTGGCAGAGTCATCGAGGATCTCGATTATATCGGAGGGACCACAGCCGCAAACCAGGGGGGATGGTCCTTTAATCCGAGTAACAGCGTGGACATCAAGTTCAATGGGCCGACGGTAATGGATTATGCGGTCAGAAGCAAAGAGAACCTGCTTCCATACGCACTCTACATATACGGTGACGCGGCGACCTCCGCGAAGATCGTCCAGTAGAGATCCGTGGCTCCGTGTGTCTTCCCGTTGCGCATGAGTCCGGGAGACAGGCGAGCTTTCGTCGCGGCAGAGAATAACACCAAATAATCAGCTGAAATATTGCACCTCCTGTATTACTATCTCATCAGATAAACCATAATTGCAGGGGGCGTTCTCATGTTTGAGGAAAAGACACCCGTCTTTGACGGGCATTGCGATACGGCGACGAAATTGATGGCTGACGACACCATTGACCTGGGAAAAGAGCTGGAAAAAGGCCATGTCGATATTCCAAGGATGATAGAAGGCGGGGTCGGAGCACAGGTATTCGCCTGTTGGGTCGATCCCGATATCCCCGCCGAAAAATGGAATATCACAACGATAAAGATGATAAAGAGACTTCGTGCGGCTGTAGAAGCGAACAGCGACAGCATCGGGACAGCCCTTTCCGGACTCGAGATCGAAGAGCTTATCGGGGAGGGAAGGATCGCCGCGGTAACAGGTGTGGAGGGGGGGCACGCGATCGGCTCTGAAATGAAGGCACTGCAGAGCCTGTATTCTGAAGGGGTCAGATGTATGACGCTGACCTGGAACAACCATAACGAGATCGCCGATGCCTGTGATGGAGAGCCCCGTCACGGTGGCCTGAGTGATTTCGGGCGGGAGGTTACAGGCGAGATGGACTCGATGGGGATGGTCATCGATCTTTCACACTCTTCTGACCGTACTTTCTTTGATGTGCTGGAAACGAGCGCCAACCCGGTACTCGTCTCCCATTCATGTATGAGGGCGATATGCGATCATCCGAGAAACATGACCGACGATATGTTGCGGGCTCTCGCCGGGAATGGTGGCGTCGTGGGGATCAACTTCTTTCCCGGTTTTCTCGAGACTGAATGCAGCAGGGAGACATTCGCCCTGTGGGACGAGTACAAAAGGGAACGCAGCGTTCTGGCAGTGAAGTACGAGGGGGATGTCATCAGGGCTGATAAGGAACTTCAGATTAAATACATGCCTGAAATAAATGCGATAGAGGTGCCCGGTGTGGATGTGGTCGTCGACCATATCGAGCACGCGATAGAGCTGGCAGGGGTCGGCCACGTGGGGATAGGGTCCGATTACGATGGTACGCCGATGATGCCTCAGGGCCTCGAAGATATTTCGAAGATGCAGTCGATAGCCCGGGTGATGCGTACCCGTGGGTATTCTGCTGGAGAGACGGAAAAGGTGATGAGTGGCAACCTGCTCACCCTGTTCAAGAGTGTGTGTACCTGATCATCAGCCAGGGGTCAAAGTGGGCAGAGAGGGTTATCGAAATATTGAAGGGGCCGGAAACGATTCCGGCCCCTTTTGCTGTCTATCGGTTGATGGCTGCTTCTTTTATCAGCAGCAACAACCACCTTTTTTCTTCTCCATGTAATCGGCGTATTTTTTGACGGATTCCCACTGTCCGGCGCCATGAAGCCCGGCTTCCTCAAGGACCTTGTGAGCCTGTCCACTGCCCAGGAAATGTCCCTTGCCGAACGCGTCCACCGAATGTTCCCTGCCCGCCTTCGATGTGACCCAGTGGTAGAGAGTCGGCATCGTCAGGCCGGTCAGCCCCATCGCCTCGCAGGCCAGCTTCTCCGGGTAGATCGCTTCCTGTTCCTTTTCCGGAAGCATGGAGAAGAGCTCCGCGCTGGCCACGTAGAAGATGTTCATGTTCAGCCCCGCTTCATCCATCTTCGGAAGGACTTCCTCGACGAAGGTGTTTGTTATGCCTGATCCCTGCAGGACAAGCGTGCCGTGATAAGGTTTCTTGTCAGGGTCGGCTTTGCGCATCGCGTAGACGCCTTTCGCGGCGGCTGTCGCGGGCGGCATTCCAAGTGCCTCGCGGTCGAAGATCTTCTCGTTCGGCCTTGTGACGAACGGGGCGATGACCGCCGGACGCTGCTTGAGAGCGGCTATTACCAGGGGATACAGTTCCTGTGGATCCCATGGGGTCAGGGTGACCATTATCCCCTTCGGGAAGTTCTCCTCGAGAAGCTGAAGAGCCTGTGGATCGGCATGTGTGGGGCCGTCTTCACCTGTCTTCAATCCTGCGTGAGCGCAGACGATGAAGAACGGGTTGTATGGATCGCCACAATACTCTTTCTTTGCCTGCTGCCCGATTCCGTGGAGGCGCGCGGTGATGTGCTGAAGCGCGGCGATGAATGCTCCGTAAGAGGAGCCTGCGCCGATCTGCTGCCCATAGGTGGAGATACCTGCCATCACTCCGCCCATACAGTCTTCGCAGATCCCGCCGGTCAGCAGTATTCTCGAACCTGGATTCGATATGGCGTTGTAGAAGCCTTCGGCGAAGCCGTTGCCCACTTTACTGATCGAAGTCGATCCGAGAAGGTCTGCCGAGGCAGCCAGGATCGCGCCATTCGATTTCTTGTTAAGATAGTTGAGCGTGTCGCCAAGCGCGGCTCGCAGCGTCTGAGATCCGCCTACCTCGTAGGTACATTCGGCCGGGATCTCTTCGGCTTTGATCGAAGCATCGTAAATTGCCTCGATGTTTCCCGCGCCATCGCGCTTTTTCCTGCCCAGGTCGGTCAGGCGCTTCTCGCTGCCGGCCAGGGTGTCCGCGAAAAAGGCGGCCAGTTCTTTGTTGTCCTCGAATACGTTTCTGATAGTCATCAACGCATCGTAGAAAGCCTTTTCGATAGAATCCGGCGATTTATCCGCGCAATCGAAGGCGGGGAATTTCACGCCGAAGCGTTCTTCCAGAGGTTTCAGGGTATCGAAATACTCCAGTGAGCAGAAATCGTGGCCAGCGCCGTGGGATTTTCTACCCTCGATACCGTACTGCCATCCCTTGATCGTTCTGTAGACAATCGCCGTGGGCTGCTCGTTGAGGTTCTTCATGGCGAATTCCTGGGCGGCGAGGACCTGGCTGATATCTTTTCCGTTCTCTACGAGGATGACGTTCCAGTCGTGCAGGTAGCAGAATTCGGCGGGGGTCCACTGCACGTAATCACCAGGAGTCTCACCATCGCGGCAGACCTTGTCCGAGTCGATCGACGACTGGTTCCAGTCTATGTGCAGCATGACGTTCCAGAGTTGTGCCGACCCTGCCGTGGCCAGACCCTCCGAGACGCGTCCAGGGGTCATTCCACCTTCGCCCTCGATAAGATGAACGAAAGGTGCGTTCTTGCCGAAAGTATCCATCGCGCCGAATCCCAGGCCGAGACTGGTCGTCACGCCCACTCCCGATGCCCCCGTGGACAGCTTGACGAACGGAGTATGAGGCGAGGGATGTCCGTCGAGAGATTTTGCCTTGAATTTATTGAAAAGCGGAGTTTCCTGTGTGGGATTTCTGCGGAAGCCGAGAAGGTCTTCCAGGCGCAACTGTCTGTCTTCGCCAGGAAGCAGTTCCGGGTTGCTTACCTTTGCCGCTTCGTTCCTGAGCGCCCACATGGCGTAGAGGCCCATCGCCTTGTGGCCGGCAGCGTACGAAAGAATATCGGCCTCGATGCATTCGGGGTCCGATATCCTGTAGTCCATCGTATGAAAGAGGAGGCTTTCGACGATCTTGCCGGAGGATATCGATCCGCCTGGATGCCCCGATTTGGGCACGAAGTTGTACAGGATCCCGCAAAGGGTCCTGTAGATAAGATCGTAATCGTCGAACATCTTGATTGTCTCTTCCGGAGCCTCGTAAAAGAGGTTTTCCGGTCCGATCTCCGCGTAATAGCCACGCCTCGGGCCGAAATCAAGATTCTTGAAGGTCACATTTTCTGACAAGACGAGCCTCCTGGTTTGGTGCCGTGGTACAACCGATCGATTTGTATCTTTCTCTCCTGCCCGGCCAGTAACACATGATTTCCCTACTCTGAGCCGGACGATAAATATAAACGAAACGAGGTCAAATTGTCAACCCGACTCGGCGCCGGACACAGATGAACTCAGCAGGCCGGCAATGGATGTGAAAGGTGGTCCGGTCTCTGAATAATTCCCGGGGGAAAAGTCTCGGGTTGCGTGGATAGAGGAGTTCCTGTTATTTATTGATGTCGCGGAAAGAAAATGTGGAACAGGGAGCTGAAGGAAAAGGGATTGCGGAAAGAAAACGGCAACGCGAAGACACAGTTCTTTGAAAGATTTTCCATTTCCCCGGGAGATCCGGATCGGGAGATGCTGCGGGTCATCGTGTCTGATTTCACGAGGTTACCGTACGAGAATCTGACGAAGATCATATCGAAATTCTCGATCGACGATCCTTCCCGGAGGATGAGGTCCCCGGAGCAGGTCATCGATGGCTTTATAGAGAATAGTACCGGCGGCACCTGTTTTTCGCTCACATGGTGTCTTGGGTCGATACTGGACGACTCCGGTTTCAGGTGTTATCCGGTCATGGCCGATATGAAAAGAGCCAATGTTCACTGTGCCCTGATCGTCCATATCGACGAGCAGAGATTCATCGCAGATCCAGGGTACCTGCTTGGCGAGCCTTTGGAACTTACAGGTTCTCCCTTACTTATCGATACGAGCTTCGGGAAGGTAGAGCTCAGGCCCGGGGGAAGTGCCTCCTGCGATCTCTATACCGTTACCGGAAGCGAGAGAAAATGGAGATACAGGGTCAGGACCAGTCCAGTCAGCATTCAACTCTTCCTGAAGTACTGGCAGGAGTCGTTCTCTCTTTCCATGATGAATTCCCTCCAGTTGACCAAACTGACGGATAAGGGCCATCTATACGTAAAGGACCATCATCTCAGGTACAGGCAGGGCGACAGGAAGATCAGTGAGAATATCGGGCAGGAACTTTATTCGAGGATCGAAAGGGAGTTCGGGATCCCGCCGGAGATAACAACGAGAGCTCATGAGTACATCGACAGGCACAGGGTCTGACGAGTCCCTGTTTTTTTCAGGCGGGTGTTCCCTGGACAGCTCCAAGGACCTCCAGTGAAATAGCTACTTCTTCGCGGATGCGGGGCGTGTCCAGATTGACGTCTGCGAATGATATTCCAAAGAACTTCCTGAAGTTCTCCTCGTCAAGCACGATGTTCGTATCGCCGCTTGCTCCCAGATTCAGATGGTGGGCTACCTGGTTGGCAAAGAATACGATCCCGGTTAGAGCATCGGGTGAGACCGGTGATATCATCTCTATTCTTGCTGAATGATGGTTTTTTACTGCTCTTCTCGAATCGCGGGGAAAGTTCCATTTTCTGAAAAGCCAGTTTCCTATCTCGGCGTGATCGACACCGAAGATCTCGACTTCTATCTGTTCGAGGGGTTTGCTTTCACGTTTGGCCCTCAGTATGGCATCCATGAATTTGTCGGTATGATGCTCGACCAGGAGAAGTTTTCCTATATCATGGATAAGCCCCAGCGTGTAGCAGATGTCCCCCTCTATCTTGACGGCATTCTTGCATATCTCTTTCGCTATTACGGCAGCGCCGATCGAATGTTCCCAGAAGCCGGGGCCTGAGAAATCGGTAGTCCCTTTTACATGCTGGAACTTGCCGCAGATCGAAGCTCCGAGACAGATCTGCCTGATCGTTGAGAATCCGAGCATCGTTACAGCGTGATGTATGTTCTGGACCTTGCCTCTCAGACCGAAAAACGACGAATTTACCAGCTTCAGTACTCTGGCCGTAAGGGTCTGGTCGCTCGTGATGATCTGCGCGAGCTGCCTTGCGCCTATCTTGGGGTCGTTGATAGATGCGAATATCTTCTGAACTACTATTGGGAGTGTGGGAAGCGATTTTACATTCCGGAAAAGTTCATCTACCTTGTTAGTCATGCTGACTTAAACCCCCCACTGGGCACGATACCCGTGCGTCCTGAATGTATGGTTACAACTATTACTATGACAATCGACCATGTGCCCGATTCATTATATAATTCGGATGAAAACAACGGTTCCTTTAGAGAAAATCTTGAGAATATTGAAGTTTGAGGTTATAATTCTCATCCGCAGGTGTGACGTTATCCAGATACGAGGGAGGAGCGTTTGCTCCTGCTGGATAGTTCGACCTGCTTCTCCGGTGAGCCGGGCTGCCGTGGAGTGATCAACATAAACCGGAGTGAGTGAATGTGAGACTATTTCTTGGAATCGACGCGGGCACGGTCAGTCTGAAATGGGTCCTGACCGGGCCGTCGGAAAAAATAGAGGAACTGGCCGGGATCAGCGGTGGGCAGATCGATGAGATAAGGACTCTCGACGATGGCCGTTCCATAGCTTATTCCAGATACTCCCGTATCAAGGGCAGCCCCGTTGACACTATCGTAAGAGGGTTGAGAGATCTGGCCTCCTTTCTCGATCCTTCAGATATCTCCCGCGCGTCCATAACCGGTGCTTCTTCCGCTCTGGTCTCGGAGCTTGTCGGGATCAGGGAAGAGAATGAATTCAAGGCCCTGGCGGCCGGGGTGACAATGCTATACCCCGGAGTGCTGAATATCTTCGAGATGGGCGGAGAGAATTCAAGATATATAAAACTGTCTGGCAGCGACGATTTCTCAGGCATTACGGATTTTGAGACGAACGGGGAATGTGCCGCCGGCACGGGAGCATTCATAGACCAGCAGGCTTCGCGCCTCTGTTTCCGCGTTGAGGATACCGGCGAGGCGGCCATGTCGGCGCAGCGCAGCCCAAGGATCGCCGGGCGGTGCAGTGTGTTCGCAAAATCAGACATGATACATGCCCAGCAGAAGGGTTTCGGGCCGGATGAGGTCATGAGGGGCCTCTGCGAAGCGGTAGCGAGAAACTTCAAGAGCAATATCACAAAAGGACGGAAGATCGAGGGCCGAAGTGTATTCACCGGCGGGCTGGCGATGAATATCGGGGTCGCGACAGCTATGCGCGAGGTCTTCGGGCTCGGGGCAGGAGAGTTTATTGTACCAGACAAGCCCGCATGGACCGGAGCGGTCGGTGCTGCTGTGCTTGCGGACGAGAAAAATCACCTGGTAGACCATGATCGCCTGAAATCGATTATCGAAGGGAAAATCGAGGCTGATAATATAGAATTTTCTTCCTGGAAACCGCTTTCTCGAGAGAAAGTCAGTTTCCTGAGGTCGAAAGTGAGAGAGTGGGACGCCGGGGATGCCGAACTTCCCGTGAACGCCTGGCTCGGTATCGATGTCGGTTCGGTGAGTACGAACCTTGCCCTTATCGATGATGATGGAGCGGTCATAGACGAGATCTATCTCCGTACGAAAGCGAGGCCCATAGAGGCCGTCGCCAGGGGGCTGTCTCTCCTCGAGAAACGTGTCGGTGATACGGTCAGAATCTGTGGGGCGGGAACGACAGGTTCCGGACGGGAACTGATAGGTGAGCTGGTAGGGGCCGATACTATCAACGACGAGATCACCGCTCACAAGACGGGAGCTCTTTTTATCGGCCATGACCTGCTCGGGAAAAAAGTGGATACAATATTCGAGATAGGTGGGCAGGACTCGAAATATATCAGGATAGACGATGGGGTCGTGGTCGATTTTGCCATGAACGAGGCTTGTGCCGCGGGTACGGGGTCGTTCCTGGAGGAACAGGCTGAAAGGCTGAACATAGATATCGTCGGGGAATTCTCCGAAATGGCATTTTCTTCTTCCGACCCTATCCGGCTGGGGGAGAGGTGCACTGTATATATGGAACAGGACGTGATCTCCTGCATGCGCAAGGGGGCAAGCAGGGAAGACCTGGTAGGAGGGCTTGCCTACTCGATCGTTCAGAACTACCTCAACCGGGTCGTACGGGGAAGAAAGATCGGGGAGACCATATTCTTTCAGGGTGGCACGGCGTACAACGATTCTGTTGCCGCCGCTTTCAGCGCCGTTCTGGACAGGGAGATCGTAGTTCCCCCCCATAATGGAGTGATCGGGGCAATAGGGTCCGCACTGCTGGCCAGGGAGAAGATGCATGCTCTGGGCAAGTCTACGACATTCAGGGGCTACGACATTGCCGGCATCGATTACAAAATAAGAGAGTTTACCTGCAAGGGCTGCTCGAATTACTGCGAGATACAGGAATTTACGGTGGAGAAAGAACGGACATTCTGGGGCGACAAATGTAGCGACAGGTATAGAAAACGAAGGAAGCTGCCGGTCAGTCCGGCCGTGGCCGACCTGGCTTCGATCTACAGGGATCTTATCGACGCGGATCACGGCGTAACGGAGATCGTCGGGACCGATATGGCACGGATAGGCATGCCACGCGCCATGTCATACTTCGACAGGGCTCCGTTCTGGCGCTCCTACTTTCAGGCTCTTGGTTTCGAAGTCGTGGCGAGCGAGCCTACCAGGAGGGAAACGATAAATTCGGGCATAGAGCAGGCGGTAGCCGAACCCTGTGCCCCGATCCAGGTGGCGCATGGGCACATAGCATTTCTGCTTGAAAAGGGTGTAGACCATATTTTTGTACCGAATGTCATAGATGAAGAATCGGAAAGAGACTCGGCGGGGTCTTACGTCTGCCCGTGGGGACAGACGCTTCCCTTCGTCGCCAGGCAGATGACGGCTCTGGATGGCAGGGAAGATGCGATACTCTGCCCCACAGTGCATTTCCGGGAAGGGGAGAAAGTAGTAGAAAAAGAATTGTACGATTATATGAAAAAATCCCTGTTCACGGGCCGGCGTACCGCGCCCGGAAGAAAACTTCACCGGCAGGCCGTGAGAGCGGCGTATTCCGCGCAGAGCGCATTTCGGGATAAGTTGTCGTCGATCGGACGGGAAGCGCTTCGTGAGATTGAAAAAGCCGGGAAACACTGTGTCGTGATCGTAGGTAGGCCCTACAATATTTTCGACAGCGAACTGAACCTCGATATCCCATCGAAGCTGAGGGACTATTATGGAGTGGATGTCATCCCGATGTCATTTCTCCCGCTGGATGGGATCGATATAGATAAAGTCGCAGGTAACATGTTCTGGAATTACGGGCGGAGGATACTCCAGGCCGCGCGGTTTACGGCGGACAGGGAGAACATGCACCTCATATATCTGACCAATTTCAAGTGCGGCCCGGATTCGTATATCAAACATTATTGTAATGTCGCGGCTGGCAGGCCGTGGCTGACCCTTCAATTCGACGCGCATGGTAACGATGCCGGCATATTGACAAGATGCGAGGCGTATCTTGAAAGCAAGGGAGTGCTGAGCTGGTGGAAAAAGAACAAAATAGTCTCGGGAAAAAGACTCTCTATATCCCCAGAATGTCAACGGGAGGAGCGAAAGCCTTCGCTGCGGCGTTCAGGAACCTCGGGATAGACGCAAGGGTAGTCCCTGAAGGCGACGAGATCACATATGAACTGGCCGGGAAATATATGTCCGGTGACGAATGTCTTCCTGCCA comes from Candidatus Latescibacterota bacterium and encodes:
- a CDS encoding NifU family protein, producing MEMLDIEKVKEVLEEVRPNLQADGGDIELVGLEGGVVKVRLKGSCAGCPMSQMTLTFGVEKVLKERIPEVERVEAVPFWYLPFYDSNHLEGGSDASLLFFVIFLAENAS
- a CDS encoding dipeptidase, whose translation is MFEEKTPVFDGHCDTATKLMADDTIDLGKELEKGHVDIPRMIEGGVGAQVFACWVDPDIPAEKWNITTIKMIKRLRAAVEANSDSIGTALSGLEIEELIGEGRIAAVTGVEGGHAIGSEMKALQSLYSEGVRCMTLTWNNHNEIADACDGEPRHGGLSDFGREVTGEMDSMGMVIDLSHSSDRTFFDVLETSANPVLVSHSCMRAICDHPRNMTDDMLRALAGNGGVVGINFFPGFLETECSRETFALWDEYKRERSVLAVKYEGDVIRADKELQIKYMPEINAIEVPGVDVVVDHIEHAIELAGVGHVGIGSDYDGTPMMPQGLEDISKMQSIARVMRTRGYSAGETEKVMSGNLLTLFKSVCT
- a CDS encoding arylamine N-acetyltransferase, which gives rise to MWNRELKEKGLRKENGNAKTQFFERFSISPGDPDREMLRVIVSDFTRLPYENLTKIISKFSIDDPSRRMRSPEQVIDGFIENSTGGTCFSLTWCLGSILDDSGFRCYPVMADMKRANVHCALIVHIDEQRFIADPGYLLGEPLELTGSPLLIDTSFGKVELRPGGSASCDLYTVTGSERKWRYRVRTSPVSIQLFLKYWQESFSLSMMNSLQLTKLTDKGHLYVKDHHLRYRQGDRKISENIGQELYSRIEREFGIPPEITTRAHEYIDRHRV
- a CDS encoding HDOD domain-containing protein; the protein is MTNKVDELFRNVKSLPTLPIVVQKIFASINDPKIGARQLAQIITSDQTLTARVLKLVNSSFFGLRGKVQNIHHAVTMLGFSTIRQICLGASICGKFQHVKGTTDFSGPGFWEHSIGAAVIAKEICKNAVKIEGDICYTLGLIHDIGKLLLVEHHTDKFMDAILRAKRESKPLEQIEVEIFGVDHAEIGNWLFRKWNFPRDSRRAVKNHHSARIEMISPVSPDALTGIVFFANQVAHHLNLGASGDTNIVLDEENFRKFFGISFADVNLDTPRIREEVAISLEVLGAVQGTPA